In Deltaproteobacteria bacterium, a single genomic region encodes these proteins:
- the secY gene encoding preprotein translocase subunit SecY: MLGGFQNIARVPELKRRILFTALMLVVYRIGIHVPTPGINNVALKAVFESQAGTLFGMIDMFSGGALARFSIFTLGIMPYISASIILQLLTVVIPQLEKLSKEGELGRKKITQYTRYGTVVLSIIQGMGIAVGLESVAAGGAGSVVYNPGWSFRLMTVLTLTSGTAFLMWLGEQITERGIGNGISLIIFAGIVARFPSGLVRSVELVRTGEIAIFWALILLALMVAVVGVIIFFERAHRRIPVQYARRIVGRRVYGGQSTHLPLKVNTAGVIPPIFASSILLFPATIANFIKHPVTQSVSNALTPGSVAYE, encoded by the coding sequence GTGCTCGGCGGATTCCAGAACATCGCCCGCGTACCCGAGCTCAAGCGCCGGATTCTCTTCACGGCGCTGATGCTGGTCGTGTACCGGATCGGGATTCACGTTCCGACGCCCGGAATCAACAATGTCGCCCTGAAGGCGGTGTTCGAGAGCCAGGCGGGAACCCTCTTCGGCATGATCGACATGTTCTCGGGAGGTGCGCTCGCGCGCTTCTCCATCTTCACGCTCGGGATCATGCCGTACATCAGCGCCTCGATCATCCTGCAGCTCCTTACGGTCGTGATCCCCCAGCTGGAGAAGCTTTCGAAGGAAGGGGAGCTCGGGCGGAAGAAGATCACGCAGTACACGCGGTACGGAACCGTGGTCCTGTCGATCATCCAGGGAATGGGGATCGCCGTCGGGCTCGAAAGCGTCGCCGCGGGGGGCGCCGGCTCGGTCGTCTACAACCCGGGGTGGTCGTTCCGCCTCATGACGGTGCTCACCCTCACCTCCGGCACCGCGTTCCTGATGTGGCTCGGGGAGCAGATCACGGAGCGGGGGATCGGGAACGGGATCTCCCTCATCATCTTCGCCGGGATCGTGGCCCGGTTCCCGAGCGGACTCGTACGCTCCGTGGAACTCGTCCGGACCGGCGAAATCGCGATCTTCTGGGCGCTGATCCTGCTGGCGCTGATGGTCGCCGTCGTCGGCGTGATCATCTTCTTCGAGCGGGCCCACCGCAGGATCCCCGTGCAATACGCCCGGCGGATCGTCGGCCGAAGGGTGTACGGAGGGCAGAGCACCCACCTTCCCCTCAAGGTGAACACGGCCGGGGTCATCCCGCCGATCTTCGCGTCGTCGATCCTGCTCTTCCCGGCGACGATCGCGAATTTCATCAAGCACCCGGTGACCCAGTCGGTCTCCAACGCGCTGACGCCGGGCAGCGTCGCGTACGAA